The proteins below come from a single Arthrobacter sp. B1I2 genomic window:
- a CDS encoding Crp/Fnr family transcriptional regulator, with the protein MDIEVLRRAPLFATLDDDAFRLLTDELTEVDLSRGASVFREGDQGDQLYFIVSGKVKLGRTSPDGRESLLAILGPGELFGEMALFDPSPRTATATAVSETRLAGLKNESLNTLLRTRPEVSAQLLQALARRLRRTNDSLSDLVFSDVPGRVAKALLDLADRFGRPATDGVLVAHELTQEELAQLVGASRETVNKALAEFVQRGWLRLEARAVVILDMQRLRQRSR; encoded by the coding sequence ATGGACATCGAGGTACTGCGCCGAGCACCCCTATTCGCCACGCTCGACGACGACGCATTCCGGCTGCTGACGGATGAGCTCACCGAGGTGGACCTGTCCCGCGGCGCATCAGTGTTCCGCGAAGGTGACCAGGGTGACCAGCTGTACTTCATCGTCTCCGGCAAGGTAAAGCTCGGCCGCACCTCCCCCGACGGCCGCGAATCGCTGCTGGCCATCCTCGGCCCGGGCGAGCTCTTCGGCGAGATGGCGCTGTTCGATCCCAGCCCCCGCACCGCCACCGCCACCGCCGTGTCCGAAACCAGGCTGGCCGGGCTCAAGAACGAGAGCCTGAACACCCTGCTGCGCACGCGCCCCGAGGTTTCGGCCCAGCTGCTGCAGGCCCTGGCCCGCCGCTTGCGCCGCACCAACGACTCCCTCTCCGACCTGGTCTTCTCCGACGTCCCCGGCCGCGTGGCCAAGGCCCTGCTGGACCTGGCGGACCGCTTCGGCCGGCCCGCAACCGACGGCGTCCTGGTGGCACACGAGCTCACCCAGGAAGAACTGGCCCAACTCGTTGGCGCGTCCCGCGAAACGGTCAACAAGGCCCTCGCCGAGTTCGTCCAGCGCGGCTGGCTCCGCCTCGAAGCCCGCGCCGTGGTCATCCTGGACATGCAGCGCCTCCGCCAGCGTTCCCGCTAG
- a CDS encoding MarP family serine protease, with the protein MVGLTVLDIVLILALLSYLFYGLRNGFLVTVGGLAGFAAGAIAAFFAVPLVSTFVEDSGWRLTAIIAAAVVLIALGHGLGTMLGRQLRGVVRIRPLRAVDRLVGGALNLAVSALVMSMLAFSVSSLGVPVVSQQLAESKVIRFIDGLTPTPVKATMAQLRSTVIGNGIPTLIEGLDQGQTVQVPNTSTNTPALNKAAQSVLRIAGTAYECGQNQTGSGFVVSQDRVVTNAHVVAGVSQPVVEMPDGGAMPGRVVYFDTKRDLAVLAVDNLPSRPLPLSRDLPGGSQAAFAGYPHGGPFQSKPATVQDIATVLVPDIYGNNPSPEDIYRLAGDVQPGNSGGPLLTTDGQVAGVVFAKATSDAEVGFAITMNDLDPVAEQAPALSSPVSSGQCIQK; encoded by the coding sequence GTGGTCGGCCTGACTGTCCTGGACATCGTCCTGATCCTGGCATTGCTGTCATACCTGTTCTATGGCCTCCGCAACGGATTCCTGGTCACTGTTGGCGGCCTCGCCGGGTTTGCCGCCGGTGCCATCGCCGCATTCTTTGCCGTCCCCCTCGTCAGCACGTTCGTCGAGGATTCAGGGTGGAGGCTCACCGCCATCATCGCAGCCGCCGTCGTCCTGATAGCCCTGGGACATGGCCTGGGCACCATGCTGGGGCGGCAACTCCGCGGCGTTGTCCGGATCCGGCCGCTGCGTGCGGTGGACCGGCTGGTGGGCGGGGCATTGAACCTTGCGGTGTCCGCACTGGTGATGTCCATGCTGGCCTTCAGCGTCAGCTCCCTCGGGGTGCCGGTTGTGTCCCAGCAGCTGGCCGAGTCCAAGGTGATCCGTTTCATTGACGGGCTCACCCCAACTCCCGTCAAAGCCACCATGGCTCAGCTGCGTTCCACGGTGATCGGCAACGGTATCCCCACGTTGATCGAAGGGCTGGACCAGGGACAGACAGTCCAGGTGCCCAACACCAGCACCAATACGCCTGCGCTTAACAAAGCGGCGCAGTCGGTCCTCAGGATTGCCGGTACTGCCTACGAATGCGGCCAGAACCAGACCGGCAGCGGCTTCGTAGTGTCCCAGGACCGCGTGGTCACCAACGCGCACGTCGTTGCGGGCGTGTCGCAGCCAGTGGTGGAGATGCCCGACGGCGGTGCGATGCCCGGGCGTGTGGTCTACTTCGATACCAAGCGGGATCTGGCGGTCCTGGCCGTGGACAACCTGCCGTCCCGGCCGCTGCCGCTGAGCCGCGACCTGCCCGGCGGCAGCCAGGCCGCGTTCGCCGGGTACCCGCATGGCGGACCCTTCCAGTCCAAGCCCGCCACCGTGCAGGACATCGCAACGGTCCTGGTCCCGGACATCTATGGAAACAATCCCTCGCCGGAGGACATCTACCGCCTGGCCGGGGATGTGCAGCCGGGGAACTCCGGCGGCCCGCTGCTCACCACCGACGGCCAGGTGGCCGGGGTGGTCTTCGCCAAGGCAACCTCGGACGCCGAAGTGGGGTTCGCCATCACCATGAACGACCTCGATCCGGTCGCGGAGCAGGCCCCGGCACTGTCCTCGCCCGTTTCCTCCGGGCAGTGCATCCAGAAGTAG
- the aroQ gene encoding type II 3-dehydroquinate dehydratase, producing the protein MTEASSTVEAGRGTILVINGPNLNLLGTREPEKYGTSTLADVEQLAASAAEQHGFAVECVQSNHEGVLLDAIHAARGAAVGIVLNAGAFTHTSVALRDALAAVQLPAVEVHITNVHQREEFRHHSYLSPVCAAVIVGAGVFGYKLAIDYLAEIL; encoded by the coding sequence ATGACTGAAGCCTCCTCCACCGTCGAAGCCGGCCGCGGCACCATCCTGGTCATCAACGGCCCCAACCTGAACCTGCTGGGTACGCGGGAGCCGGAGAAGTACGGCACCTCAACCCTTGCCGACGTGGAGCAGCTGGCCGCCTCCGCCGCAGAACAGCACGGCTTCGCGGTGGAGTGCGTCCAGTCCAATCACGAGGGCGTCCTGCTGGACGCCATCCACGCGGCGCGGGGCGCCGCCGTGGGCATTGTCCTGAACGCCGGTGCCTTCACCCATACGTCCGTGGCTCTTCGCGACGCCCTGGCCGCAGTGCAGCTGCCCGCCGTCGAGGTGCACATCACCAACGTGCACCAGCGGGAGGAATTCCGGCACCACTCCTACCTGTCCCCGGTCTGCGCGGCCGTGATCGTTGGTGCCGGAGTCTTCGGCTACAAACTCGCCATCGATTACCTGGCCGAGATCCTGTAG
- a CDS encoding ABC transporter substrate-binding protein produces MKKKAIGTLAAAAAAVLALSACGGGGGSAESAKGEISYWLWDANQLPAYQQCADDFHKANPDITVKITQRGWDDYWSTLTNGFVGGTAPDVFTDHLGRYGELAKNKQLLAIDDAVKKDNIDVGAYNEGLADLWVGQDGKRYGLPKDWDTIGLFYNKAMAASAGITEDQMKNLTWNPKDGGTYEKVIAHLTVDKNGKRGDEAGFDKNNVDVYGLGLNGGGDSSGQTEWSYLTNTTGWSHTDKNPWGTHYNFDDPKFQASMDWFAGLADKGYMPRLETTVGASMADTFAAGKSAINAHGSWMIGQYTGYKGIDLGIAPTPVGPEGKRASMFNGLADSIWAGTKKKDASIKWVEYLASADCQDVVASKAVVFPALKTSSDKAAEAFKAKGVDVTAFTEHVKNKTTFLYPITDNTAKVKGILKPAMDAVVSGKAPASSLTQANEQVNALFK; encoded by the coding sequence ATGAAGAAGAAAGCAATCGGCACCCTCGCTGCTGCCGCTGCCGCCGTCCTGGCCCTCTCCGCCTGCGGAGGCGGCGGGGGATCCGCAGAATCCGCCAAGGGCGAGATCAGCTACTGGCTGTGGGACGCCAACCAGCTCCCCGCCTACCAGCAGTGCGCGGATGACTTCCACAAGGCAAACCCGGACATCACCGTCAAGATCACCCAGCGCGGCTGGGACGACTACTGGAGCACGCTGACCAACGGTTTTGTCGGCGGCACCGCCCCGGACGTCTTCACCGACCACCTGGGCCGGTACGGCGAACTGGCCAAGAACAAGCAACTGCTGGCCATCGACGACGCCGTCAAGAAGGACAACATCGATGTGGGCGCCTACAACGAGGGCCTCGCCGACCTCTGGGTAGGCCAGGACGGCAAGCGCTACGGCCTGCCGAAGGACTGGGACACCATCGGGCTGTTCTACAACAAGGCGATGGCTGCTTCCGCCGGCATTACCGAGGACCAGATGAAGAACCTCACCTGGAACCCGAAGGACGGCGGCACCTACGAGAAGGTCATTGCGCACCTCACCGTGGACAAGAACGGCAAGCGTGGTGACGAGGCGGGCTTCGACAAGAACAACGTGGACGTCTACGGGCTCGGCCTCAACGGTGGCGGCGACTCCTCGGGGCAGACCGAGTGGAGCTACCTCACCAACACCACCGGATGGTCGCACACGGACAAGAACCCGTGGGGAACCCACTACAACTTCGATGACCCCAAGTTCCAGGCCTCCATGGATTGGTTCGCCGGCCTCGCGGACAAGGGCTACATGCCCAGGCTGGAAACGACGGTCGGCGCCAGCATGGCGGACACCTTCGCGGCCGGAAAGTCTGCCATCAACGCACACGGTTCGTGGATGATCGGCCAGTACACCGGCTACAAGGGCATCGACCTTGGCATCGCTCCGACTCCTGTGGGCCCGGAGGGCAAGCGGGCGTCGATGTTCAACGGCCTGGCGGACTCCATCTGGGCCGGCACCAAGAAGAAGGACGCGTCCATCAAGTGGGTGGAGTACCTTGCGTCCGCCGACTGCCAGGACGTGGTTGCATCCAAGGCTGTGGTGTTCCCGGCGCTGAAGACTTCCTCCGACAAGGCTGCCGAGGCGTTCAAGGCCAAGGGCGTGGACGTGACCGCTTTCACCGAGCACGTCAAGAACAAGACCACGTTCCTGTACCCCATCACTGACAACACGGCCAAGGTCAAGGGCATCCTGAAGCCGGCCATGGACGCCGTGGTGTCCGGCAAGGCCCCCGCCAGCTCCCTGACGCAGGCGAACGAGCAGGTCAACGCCCTGTTCAAGTAG
- a CDS encoding carbohydrate ABC transporter permease has product MTTTSRVPLAKPASRRRPFNPRRAGAWALLVLAIAVSVLPFLWVLRTALSTNSSLASQSASLLPADFTFGAFLRVFGLQSPAQAVAEGGSGAAIDFWLYLRNSVIFSSITTAGAVFFSAMAAYAFARLRWKGRNAVFSLFLGTMLVPPIFTALPNFLLIKNLDLLNTMPGMVLPYVFMTPFAIFFLRQFFLNMSREVEEAAMLDGAKHLRIFFQIVLPNAAAPIATLALLTFIGQWNEYFWPLLVGSQDDVRVLQVGLGVFKSQSPQGAPDWSGLMAATLVSALPVLILFAAFGKKIVNSIGFSGIK; this is encoded by the coding sequence ATGACCACCACCAGCCGCGTCCCGCTGGCCAAGCCAGCCAGCCGCCGTCGTCCATTCAATCCCCGGCGCGCCGGGGCCTGGGCCCTCCTGGTCCTCGCCATCGCCGTCTCGGTGCTGCCCTTCCTCTGGGTGCTGCGCACGGCCCTGTCCACCAACTCGTCCCTGGCATCCCAGTCGGCCAGCCTGCTGCCGGCGGACTTCACCTTCGGCGCATTCCTGCGGGTGTTCGGGCTGCAGTCCCCCGCCCAAGCCGTCGCCGAAGGCGGCTCGGGGGCAGCCATCGACTTCTGGCTCTACCTGCGCAACTCGGTCATCTTCTCCTCGATCACCACCGCCGGCGCCGTTTTCTTCAGCGCCATGGCCGCCTATGCCTTCGCACGGCTCCGCTGGAAGGGCCGCAACGCGGTCTTCAGCCTGTTCCTGGGTACCATGCTGGTTCCGCCGATCTTTACGGCGCTGCCCAACTTCCTGCTGATCAAGAACCTGGACCTCCTGAACACCATGCCCGGCATGGTCCTGCCCTACGTCTTCATGACGCCGTTCGCCATCTTCTTCCTCCGCCAGTTCTTCCTGAACATGTCACGGGAGGTGGAGGAAGCAGCAATGCTCGACGGCGCCAAGCACCTCCGGATCTTCTTCCAGATCGTGCTGCCCAACGCCGCCGCCCCCATCGCCACTTTGGCGTTGCTCACCTTTATCGGTCAATGGAATGAATACTTCTGGCCGCTGCTGGTGGGGTCCCAGGATGACGTCCGCGTCCTCCAGGTGGGGCTTGGCGTCTTCAAGTCCCAGTCGCCGCAGGGCGCACCGGACTGGTCCGGCCTCATGGCAGCGACGCTCGTTTCCGCGCTTCCCGTCCTGATCCTCTTCGCTGCGTTCGGCAAGAAGATCGTCAACTCCATCGGCTTCTCCGGCATCAAGTAA
- a CDS encoding carbohydrate ABC transporter permease, with product MTTLTRKALPAEPAARRTPLRRGQSDVKIAMFFIAPAMIGFVLFYLVPTVRGIYLSFTEYNILGDPEWIGLENYQALAKDPLFWNSLAVTGQYVLINIALQTALALGLALLMHQVAKSTLIRGALLLPYLMSNVIAALLWFWMLDYQIGVVNQFIDWAGLPRTAFFGSEAWAIPTQALINTWRHMGYTALLIFAGLQAIPGHVYEVARLDGASPWQTFSKITIPLLRPVLVLVLVVTVIGSFQVFDTVAVTTQGGPVNATRVIQYYIYQRAFTESDFGYGSAIAVILFLILALVAFIQMKFLKGNESDLD from the coding sequence ATGACCACCCTTACCAGGAAAGCCCTACCAGCCGAGCCCGCGGCCCGCCGGACACCATTGCGCCGGGGGCAAAGCGACGTGAAGATCGCCATGTTCTTCATTGCGCCGGCCATGATCGGATTCGTCCTCTTCTATCTGGTCCCCACCGTCCGCGGCATCTACCTCAGCTTCACCGAGTACAACATCCTCGGCGACCCTGAATGGATCGGACTGGAGAACTACCAGGCTCTCGCCAAGGACCCCCTGTTCTGGAACTCCCTGGCCGTCACCGGACAATACGTACTGATCAACATCGCCCTGCAAACAGCCCTGGCCCTGGGCCTGGCCCTTCTGATGCACCAGGTGGCCAAATCCACGCTGATCCGCGGCGCGCTGCTCCTCCCCTACCTGATGTCCAACGTCATTGCCGCGCTGCTGTGGTTCTGGATGCTGGACTACCAGATCGGCGTGGTGAACCAGTTCATCGATTGGGCGGGACTACCCCGCACCGCGTTCTTCGGAAGCGAGGCGTGGGCCATCCCCACCCAGGCCCTGATCAACACCTGGCGCCACATGGGCTACACGGCGCTGCTGATCTTCGCCGGCCTGCAGGCCATTCCGGGACATGTCTACGAAGTAGCAAGGCTGGACGGCGCCTCCCCATGGCAAACCTTCAGCAAAATCACCATCCCGCTGCTGCGGCCGGTCCTGGTGCTGGTCCTGGTGGTCACCGTAATCGGCTCCTTCCAGGTCTTCGACACCGTAGCCGTCACCACCCAGGGCGGTCCGGTCAACGCCACGCGGGTCATCCAGTACTACATCTACCAGCGTGCCTTCACGGAATCCGACTTCGGATACGGATCCGCCATCGCCGTCATTCTCTTCCTCATCCTCGCCCTCGTGGCCTTCATCCAGATGAAGTTCCTCAAGGGCAACGAGTCGGACCTGGACTAA
- a CDS encoding Gfo/Idh/MocA family protein, whose translation MTFSIGIVGAGQFGTQFAHLFNLHPGVSAVHVVDELPERADAAVRQFGLAGTVRDFDALLASDIDAVGLFTQRWTHGPLVERALRSGKHVYSAVPMAVTEDEIARIIEAVRDTGLTYMMGETSYYNPATVYARREHAAGRFGRIFYAEGDYVHDMDLGFYDAYRFSGGERWKETASYPPMLYPTHAVGGVLGAIPAHAVSVSCVGVRDDRNDGVFDKDVSMFGNDFSNATALFEMSDGGVMRTNEMRRVGYPSHIRESRFRFFGTEASLEQLAKVTVWQDKQDVYDISDQVETRPSIPLDDPSLANVAPTLRDAFVSGLAPVHESSRLPEEFRGAPNGHEGSHHFLVDDFVTAVNDRTLPPVNAWVAARFTLPGIVAHQSALQNGERLPIRDFGDAPGNCS comes from the coding sequence ATGACGTTCTCCATCGGCATCGTGGGCGCGGGCCAGTTCGGCACCCAGTTCGCCCACCTGTTCAACCTCCACCCCGGAGTCAGCGCCGTCCACGTGGTGGACGAACTGCCGGAAAGGGCAGACGCGGCGGTGCGGCAGTTCGGCCTCGCCGGTACGGTCAGGGACTTCGACGCGCTGCTGGCCTCGGATATAGACGCGGTGGGACTTTTCACCCAGCGGTGGACCCACGGACCGCTGGTGGAGCGGGCGCTTAGGTCCGGCAAGCACGTCTACTCCGCCGTTCCCATGGCGGTCACCGAGGATGAGATTGCCAGGATCATCGAGGCGGTCCGGGACACCGGGTTGACCTACATGATGGGGGAGACAAGCTACTACAACCCCGCCACGGTCTACGCGCGCCGGGAGCACGCAGCAGGCAGGTTTGGCCGGATCTTCTACGCCGAAGGCGATTACGTCCATGACATGGACCTGGGGTTCTATGACGCCTACCGTTTCAGCGGCGGCGAACGCTGGAAGGAAACGGCCAGCTATCCACCGATGCTCTACCCCACCCACGCGGTGGGAGGGGTGCTGGGGGCCATCCCGGCGCACGCCGTCAGCGTCAGCTGCGTGGGAGTGCGGGATGACCGGAACGATGGCGTCTTCGACAAGGACGTCAGCATGTTCGGCAACGACTTCTCCAACGCCACCGCGCTGTTTGAGATGAGCGACGGCGGCGTGATGCGCACCAACGAGATGCGCAGGGTGGGTTACCCCTCCCACATCCGGGAATCCCGCTTCCGCTTTTTTGGCACCGAGGCCAGCCTTGAACAGCTCGCCAAGGTGACGGTGTGGCAGGACAAGCAGGACGTATACGACATTTCCGACCAAGTGGAGACCCGCCCCAGCATTCCGCTGGACGATCCCTCGTTGGCCAACGTGGCCCCGACCCTGCGCGATGCGTTCGTCTCAGGACTGGCGCCTGTCCATGAGAGCAGCCGGCTGCCCGAAGAGTTCCGCGGCGCGCCCAACGGCCATGAGGGAAGCCATCACTTCCTGGTGGACGACTTTGTCACGGCCGTTAATGACCGCACCCTGCCGCCTGTTAACGCATGGGTTGCTGCCCGCTTTACCCTGCCTGGGATCGTGGCGCACCAGTCCGCCCTGCAGAACGGTGAACGGCTCCCCATCCGTGACTTCGGTGACGCTCCCGGCAACTGTAGCTAG
- a CDS encoding LacI family DNA-binding transcriptional regulator has product MTSPAVRPPRGGPVTRKDVARYAGVSTAVVSYVVNGGPKKVAPATEAKVQDAIRVLGYRPNAAARALKLGSSETLGLIVPDNSNPFFSLFAHAVEDAAAELGYALVLSNSDGNLAKERRNVRNLAARQVDGVLLASVLFGPDLEVLETADIPSVLLNQERDAPGFNSIGVDLAAGAKIAVEHLIGHGHTNIGLAMGTNVSGTTDGRELGWREALQEAGLPEGPIVYSKFTRSGGYLAGQRLLASVNRPTAIFATSDMQAIGLLRAVHEAGFAVPGEIAVASFDGSAEAEYSWPPLTTVEQPVAEMAEAAVAALVGAGRGEKPRHRIFPTKLHIRQSCGCP; this is encoded by the coding sequence ATGACTTCCCCGGCAGTGCGGCCCCCGCGGGGCGGCCCCGTGACGCGCAAGGACGTGGCGCGCTATGCCGGCGTCAGCACCGCCGTCGTCAGCTACGTTGTGAACGGCGGCCCCAAGAAAGTGGCGCCGGCCACCGAGGCGAAGGTGCAGGATGCGATCCGTGTACTCGGATACCGGCCCAACGCCGCGGCACGTGCCCTCAAGCTCGGTTCCAGTGAAACCCTGGGACTGATCGTTCCGGACAACTCCAACCCCTTCTTCTCCCTGTTCGCCCACGCGGTAGAGGACGCGGCCGCGGAGCTCGGTTACGCCCTAGTGCTGAGCAACTCGGACGGAAACCTGGCAAAGGAACGGCGCAACGTCCGCAACCTGGCTGCCCGGCAGGTGGACGGCGTGCTGCTGGCAAGCGTCCTCTTCGGGCCGGACCTGGAGGTCCTGGAAACCGCCGACATCCCCTCTGTCCTGCTCAACCAGGAACGCGATGCGCCGGGCTTCAACAGCATCGGCGTGGACCTGGCTGCCGGGGCGAAAATCGCGGTGGAGCACCTGATCGGCCATGGCCACACCAATATCGGGCTGGCCATGGGCACCAACGTCTCCGGCACCACCGACGGCCGTGAACTCGGCTGGCGGGAGGCCCTGCAGGAGGCGGGGCTGCCGGAAGGGCCCATCGTGTACAGCAAGTTCACCCGGTCCGGCGGTTACCTTGCCGGGCAGCGGCTGCTTGCATCGGTCAACCGGCCCACGGCCATTTTTGCCACCTCGGATATGCAGGCCATCGGCCTGCTCCGGGCGGTGCATGAGGCGGGCTTCGCCGTTCCCGGTGAGATCGCGGTGGCTTCCTTCGACGGGTCCGCCGAAGCAGAGTACTCGTGGCCGCCCCTGACCACGGTGGAACAACCGGTGGCCGAGATGGCTGAAGCCGCGGTGGCGGCCTTGGTGGGCGCCGGCCGCGGAGAAAAACCCCGGCACCGGATCTTTCCCACCAAGCTCCACATCCGGCAATCCTGCGGTTGTCCCTAG
- a CDS encoding DeoR/GlpR family DNA-binding transcription regulator, producing the protein MLPAARHQAIVDAVQRERVVRVSDLAHQLGVSLMTVRRDIELLEEGGKLERIHGGAKLPGDASTHEPGFELKSTQLTAEKRAIALEAAALVQQGMAVGLSAGTTTWALAKELVNGPQITVVTNSVRIADLFHHAAATGSARYSSTVILIGGQRTPSDALVGPIATAALKQLHLDVLFLGVHGMDATAGFTTPNLLEAETNRAFVAAARKTVVLADHSKWGMLGISSIATLEEVDEVITDPGLGPEAQRVLREKVGKLRLAAA; encoded by the coding sequence ATGCTCCCCGCAGCACGCCACCAGGCAATCGTGGACGCCGTCCAGCGCGAACGGGTTGTCCGTGTCTCGGACCTCGCCCACCAACTGGGCGTTTCGCTGATGACCGTCCGCAGGGACATCGAACTGCTGGAGGAAGGCGGCAAGCTGGAGCGCATCCACGGCGGGGCAAAGCTCCCCGGCGACGCCAGCACCCACGAACCGGGTTTTGAACTGAAATCCACGCAGCTGACCGCGGAGAAACGCGCCATCGCACTTGAAGCGGCGGCGCTGGTCCAGCAAGGAATGGCAGTGGGACTCAGCGCCGGGACCACAACGTGGGCACTGGCCAAAGAACTGGTCAACGGCCCGCAAATCACGGTGGTCACCAACTCGGTGCGCATTGCCGACTTGTTCCACCATGCCGCGGCAACAGGTTCCGCCCGCTACAGTTCCACGGTGATTCTTATCGGGGGTCAACGCACGCCGTCGGACGCCCTGGTTGGCCCTATCGCCACGGCTGCACTGAAACAGCTGCACCTGGACGTGCTGTTCCTCGGTGTCCACGGCATGGACGCGACCGCCGGTTTCACCACGCCCAACCTCCTCGAAGCCGAAACGAACCGGGCCTTCGTAGCCGCGGCACGGAAAACCGTGGTGCTGGCGGACCACAGCAAGTGGGGCATGCTCGGCATCAGTTCCATTGCCACGCTGGAAGAGGTGGACGAGGTCATCACCGATCCGGGACTGGGGCCAGAAGCCCAGCGCGTCCTGCGGGAAAAGGTGGGCAAGCTTCGGCTCGCCGCCGCCTAG
- a CDS encoding carbohydrate ABC transporter permease → MSTTTARSGRTSAAAAPRSGSRPKRHYGTHIFLAVMAVMWLIPLGWSLFTALRPVASTNKFGYFSVAGEFNLDNFAQAWTQGGFATYFWNSVIITVPAVLLTLFLASLMAFAVSRVNWKFNITLLIMFTAGNLLPPQVLAAPLFEMAKHFEVPYSFSDSGNMLNTYIIVIAVNTAFQMGFCTFVLSNYMKALSADLTEAALVDGAGIWRQYREIIMPLCRPAFAALGTLQVIFIYNDYFWPLIFIQSGNRLPITTAINNLQGEFLSNYNLLAAGAVITVIPTLVIYLLLQRQFVAGLTLGSSKG, encoded by the coding sequence ATGAGCACCACCACAGCCCGGTCCGGCCGCACCTCTGCCGCAGCGGCGCCCCGCTCGGGCAGCAGGCCCAAACGGCACTACGGCACCCATATCTTCCTGGCCGTCATGGCCGTCATGTGGCTGATCCCGCTGGGCTGGTCGCTTTTCACGGCGCTCCGCCCGGTGGCCTCCACCAACAAGTTCGGCTACTTCAGCGTGGCGGGGGAATTCAACTTAGACAACTTCGCCCAGGCCTGGACCCAGGGCGGGTTTGCCACGTACTTCTGGAACTCGGTCATCATCACCGTGCCGGCTGTGCTGCTGACCCTGTTCCTGGCCTCCCTCATGGCCTTCGCGGTCAGCCGGGTGAACTGGAAATTCAACATCACCCTGCTCATCATGTTCACCGCGGGAAACCTTCTTCCCCCGCAGGTCCTTGCCGCCCCGCTGTTCGAAATGGCGAAGCACTTCGAAGTGCCGTACTCGTTCAGTGATTCCGGGAACATGCTGAACACCTACATCATCGTGATCGCGGTCAATACCGCTTTCCAGATGGGGTTCTGTACCTTCGTGCTGTCCAACTACATGAAGGCGCTCTCCGCCGACCTGACCGAAGCCGCCCTGGTGGACGGCGCCGGCATCTGGCGGCAGTACCGGGAAATCATCATGCCCCTTTGCCGGCCGGCGTTTGCGGCCCTCGGCACGCTCCAGGTCATCTTCATCTACAACGACTACTTCTGGCCCCTGATCTTCATCCAGAGCGGCAACCGCCTTCCCATCACCACCGCCATCAACAACCTGCAGGGCGAGTTCCTGAGCAACTACAACCTCCTTGCTGCGGGCGCCGTGATCACCGTCATTCCCACACTGGTGATCTACCTTCTCCTGCAGCGGCAGTTTGTTGCGGGCCTGACTCTGGGTTCCAGCAAGGGGTAG
- a CDS encoding carbohydrate ABC transporter permease, translating into MSSTAQELIPPEARDPGGGRIRRTKGGRVRRLAGRDKLVLSLMVAIPTLIELALVWLPTLMSVGLSFTRWNGLDLADIRPAGTGNYQYISQDYPPFWPAVQHNLLWLLFLALIATPLGLLLAVLLDQNIRGSKIYQSIFFAPVMLSLALIGIIWQLFYQRDNGLLNFLLGTAGTPRAVDWFGDSSVNIWAAMIAATWRHAGYVMLLYLAGLKGVDPSLKEAAAIDGANAVQTFFRVVFPAMRPINIVIVVITIIESLRAFDVVYVINRGTNGLEMLSALVIQNLVGEGQVIGVGSALAVVLLVISLVPIVFYLSRTFGKENRA; encoded by the coding sequence ATGAGCAGCACCGCACAAGAACTGATCCCGCCCGAAGCGCGGGACCCCGGCGGCGGCCGTATCCGCCGGACCAAGGGCGGGCGGGTCCGCCGCCTGGCCGGGCGGGACAAACTGGTCCTGTCGCTGATGGTGGCGATCCCCACCCTGATCGAGCTGGCCCTGGTCTGGCTGCCCACCCTGATGTCCGTGGGGCTCAGCTTCACCCGCTGGAACGGCCTGGACCTGGCCGACATCCGCCCGGCCGGCACCGGAAACTACCAATACATCTCGCAGGACTATCCGCCCTTCTGGCCGGCGGTGCAGCACAACCTGCTGTGGCTCCTCTTCCTGGCCCTGATTGCCACACCGCTGGGACTGCTGCTCGCCGTACTCCTGGACCAGAACATCCGCGGCAGCAAGATCTACCAGAGCATCTTCTTCGCCCCCGTGATGCTCTCACTGGCCCTGATCGGCATCATCTGGCAGCTCTTCTACCAGCGTGACAACGGGCTCCTGAACTTCCTCCTGGGAACCGCGGGGACGCCCCGGGCCGTTGACTGGTTCGGGGACTCTTCCGTGAACATCTGGGCAGCCATGATCGCAGCGACGTGGCGGCATGCGGGTTATGTCATGCTCCTCTACCTGGCCGGGCTGAAGGGCGTGGATCCCAGCCTGAAGGAGGCTGCAGCAATCGACGGCGCCAACGCCGTGCAGACCTTCTTCCGGGTGGTGTTCCCGGCCATGCGTCCCATCAACATCGTCATCGTGGTGATCACCATCATCGAATCACTGCGCGCGTTTGACGTCGTGTACGTCATCAACCGCGGCACCAACGGCCTGGAAATGCTCAGCGCCCTGGTGATCCAAAACCTCGTGGGCGAAGGCCAGGTAATCGGCGTCGGCTCTGCCCTGGCCGTTGTGCTGCTGGTCATTTCCCTGGTCCCCATCGTCTTCTACCTCAGCCGCACCTTCGGCAAGGAGAACAGAGCATGA